From the Paenibacillus sp. MMS20-IR301 genome, the window CACCCGCAGCTGAATCTGGCTGAATCACTCTACTTCCCGCTGCTGAAGAAGATTTCCTCCTACATCGGGATCAAAATCACAAAGCGAACCTTCACTCAAGGCGCTACCAAATTCATTCCTCTGCTGGGCGGGCTTCTATCCGGAGGAATGACTTACTTATCCATGAAGCCCATGGGGAACCGTCTGCGGGAGACGCTGGCAGAAGCGGTTGACCGTTATACTGAGGCTGAATTCGCACAGGATCTTGAAAAGGTACAGCGTGCGGTAGAGGATGCTGATATTCATGTAGCGGAAGGGGAGTTCTTCGACTTAGGCTTCGATTCGAAGCCCGAGCCGTCTGCACCCAAGGCGGCTGCTCCCGCTCCGGAGAAATTCAGTGCTGCCGACGAGCTGCTGAAGTTCAAACAGCTGCTGGACATGGGCGTTATTACGCAGGAGGAATTCGACCGCAAGAAAGCAGAGCTGCTGAACAGCTGATCTCCTGAATGAACATTGAAGAGCCATGACCTCTGCTTTGGCAGTGGGCATGGCTCTGTTTTTATTTACGCGAGTTTACTAAGTCAGGAATAGTAACATGGATTCAAGTTACAGCATTAATCTGAAATGGATAATCTTTTGCTCGCCGCATGCGACAATTTCAACAGTACCAGGCGCCGCTTTACTTATTTAAAGTGGATACGCGCACAAGCGGACTCGCAGCAACGCATGTTTTTGCCGGATTTCTCAACTCCCTTTATAATCAAACCCATGATTTACTATAGAGACGGAGTGAGTAAACCTGACATGAAAACAAATGAACTGCAACAAGGCATGCAACAAATCCTCAAGGTGCTGCTGGGCACCCTCATCGTAAGTTTGGGTGTACTGATTCTCAAACGCTCGGAGATCACCACCGGAGGTACTGTAGGCTTGTCACTGAGTCTGTCTTACTGGCTGGGCAGTTCCTTCCCCCTTACCTATTGCCTGGTGAATATCCCCTTCTATGTGCTCTCCTTATTCAAAATGGGCTGGAGATTCACCGCCTCCACGTTGTTCGCCGTCAGTTCCCTAAGCCTGATGTCAGCTGCCGCTGCCCGTTTGCCCCAGTTTGTGCTTCCGGGCTGGTTCGGTGCTATAATCGGTGGCTGCATTATGGGCCTTGGCATGTCTTATTTGTTCCTGAACGGTTCATCCCTGGGCGGCAGCAATATTCTCGCCCTTATGTTTCAGAAGAAATTCGGCTGGAATCCGGGGAAAGTAATGTTCGTGCTCGACGGGCTGATCATCGCGGGCTCCTTTTATTCCATCGGGCTGTTCAAAAGCATCTATTCCATAGCTTCGATTGTCATTCTGTCCTACCTGATCAGCCTGTTTAAAAGCCGTTTCGCTGTCCCGGTCAAAGCCCCGGCCCGCACTGCGGTTCTTCCGGCAGCCGAAGGATTTACAACCACGATCCTCTAGCGAAAGCGATGGAGCCATCGTAATCAATGTATACATTTTTCAGCAGCGGGTTATGGGCCACGTCGGCGACGCAATAATACAGCGGCAGAATAATCATTTGATCGATCAGCATTTTTTCTGCTTTGGCATACAGCTGCATCCGCTGTGCAGGGTCTGCTGTCTGCTTGGCCTGCTTGATATAGCCGTCGTACTGTGAATTGCTCCAGCCTGTATCATTATCCGCACTCCAGGAAGTAAAAGGTTCAAGCATAGAGGCAGGATCATTGAAGTCGGCGCTCCAGCCCGCTCTGGCCATCATGAAGTTCTGATTCCTCCGGTTCTCCAGCAGCAGAGTCCAGTTCTGCAGCTCAATCGTTGCTTCAATGCCCAGGTTCCTGTTCCATGCGGTCACCACTCTTTTTGCTATATTCTCATGCCCTTCGCCTTCATTCATAATAATGGAGAAGCTTGGAAGCTTGCTTAACCCTTCTTCACGCAGCCCTTCTGCAAGCAGCTGCTTCGCTGCTGCAATATCCATAGTGAAATACGCCTGATCTGCCACTTCAGAGCGGAAGCTCCCCTTCACCCCATGAATAGCAGGCGGAATCACTCCATAAGCTGGATTGCCGTATAACTGTTCCCGGTCAAGTGCCATCGCGAGTGCCTTGCGGATCTTCAGATTGCTGAAGGGAGCCTGATTAAGATTAAACATATAATAATAGTTGGTGGCGTAGGGCGCTCCATACACAAGCCGTGAGGTACCGTAATTCATTATTGAATAGTCCAGCTGTTCCTCGCCCCCGCCTCCAACCCAATCCACCTCTTTATTCACAAAAGCAGCTGTGGGATTCGCCGTTCCTAATTTGGGCAGCTGCAGATGTACCTCAGATAGTTTAATATCTTTGGCAGCGTAATAATCAGGATTCTTCACCAGTGTGATTGCTTCAGCTGTCCGCTGTTTAAGCTTGAAAGGACCGTTATTCACCATGGAAGTCATACCTGCAGCCCAGTTGCGGTTAGCCTTCACAGCCTTCTGATTTACGGGCAGGTAGATACTCTCGGCCAGCAGCTGGAGGAAATAGGCGGTTTTCTCCTTCAATGTCACCTGAAGTGTAGTGTTATTCAGCGCTTTCACACCGATTTGTGAAGCATCCTTCAGGATACCCTGATGATACTGCTCTGCATTATTGATTGCGTACATATTAAAAGCATAGACATTCCCGGCCTCCGGCGCGAGTGCCCGTTTCCAGGCATATTCGAAGTCAGAAGCCAGCACCTGCTGCTTATTGCTCCATTTGGCATCGCCGCGGAGTGTGAACGTGTACGTTCTGCCGTCACTGGAGACCATCCATGACTTCGCGATCCCCGGGACAGCAAGCCCTGCCTGGTTCAGACGGACCAGCCCTTCGAACATTCCTTTAACTACTGTGGCTGAAGCGTCATCCGCAACAGCCGCCGGATCAAGATTACCGGGCAGTGTTCCGAGACCAATCCGCAGTACCTTATCAGCTTGCGAAGCGGAAGCGGAGCTTGTCCCTCCGGTAAAAGTTAAACTCATGATTAAACCTAAAGCCAGAATCGCGTGCAGCACTCTTTTCATCAACGTTTCCCCTTCGATAAGCAAATATGGAATTACACTTCAGAATAACATGATCGTTAGGGCGGACGTTGTCGTAAAAGATCGAAAACAAATCATTCACAAAAATATCATTCATCTGAACGCAAAAAGAAGGGGCTTCAGGCCCCCTCCCTTATACTGCTGCCTATATTCTACTGAATCAGCAGGCCAAATCCGGTCTGGATATAATAGAGACTTGGATAGGCAATGTTGCTGGTGGTCAGGTTGTTAAATGTAGCTGATCCGTTGCCGGTATACGTGTAGATTGCCGCTCCTTTGTGGGCGCCGGAGAACCGGGAAGAGGTTACTCCATCCAGGCCGGTCCCGTTAATATTGATGTTGTTGAATACAATATTGGAGAAGCCGCCGCCGTATCCGAATTGAATTGCATCCCGCTGTGTGTTGATGATATCGATATTGGTGAATGTCACATTCTTAATCGGATCGCTAGAAGCCTCCAGATCGATGGCCCCGCGTTCCCCGTCATACAGGTCACGGCTGGTGCCGCTGTTAATAATTGTAGTGTCCGAGAATAGGATCCCGGTATTGTTGTTAAAATGGGCTCCCGGGAAGGTCGTATTCAGCCGGATGCCGGAGCCGCCGACCGTGTCGATGATATAGTTGTGATCCGCCTTGTGTCCGCTGCCGCCGAAGAAGGCAATCCCGCCGGCGCGCCAGTTGTTCTCAATTGTGTTGTAGGAGAAGGTATTATTCACTCCGTCCGGTGCACCGAAGGTGTTGCTCGGCCATACAGCCAGGCCATCATCCCCGTTATTGCGGACATTGGTATTACGGATAGTAGAATTGCTCGTTCCCTGGGAGTAGTTAATGCCGTCAGCAAGATTATTGCGGATGCGGCTGTTCTCGACTAGCAGATTATTCGCATAGATTGCCGGAGTATGCGCATAATCACCTACCCACATGCCGCATTCGAAATGCTCTACCCAGACATCATGGATGATGGAGTTGTTGCCGAAGTTATCCATGAAGCCTTTGTAGATTGCATTCTGGTTATAGCGCGACCGCAGGTTCGAATTCATATAGACATTGCTGAAATCGAGCTTGCCCAGAATCCGCAGGGAGATGCCTCCGCCAGCAGCATTCGGGTTGGTGAACTGCAGATTGGTATGCCAGTACCCCGCACCAGTAACCGTGAAGTTGTTAATCATGTTGCTGACAGAGCCAATCACCCACATGCTGCTCAGGTTGAATGTCCCTGCCGGAATATAGAGCGTTTTGCCGCCAGCGACTGCTGCAGTAACTGCACTGTTAAAGGCAGCGAGATCATCCTGGCCGTCTCCGGCCACCGCACCGTAATCCGTTACCGATACCGTATTCGCTGGTCTGCTGATTGCAGCCGGTACCGGCTCGATTTCGAGGAAGTCTACACCATACTCCAGACTGTCACCGTTGTTTTTCTGGATACGGATGGTGTCGCCCGGCTGAAGCGGGGTATCCAGCTTCCAGTGCACTTCATCAAACCGGAACAACGGCCGTCCGGCGCTTGGGGCATCACCCGGCTGGTCGCCGGAGAAATACTGCCAGGCGTAGTACGAAGTGAGCGGAATGGTTTTAGCTTTGCTGCCGTTCACGTATACATCCAGTGCGCCTGTAAGCCCCATGCCGTCCGCTGAGTCGGGCATAGTGAACCTCATGGTTACTCCGGCACCGCCCTGCCCTGCTCTGACCGTCCACTGGGCATAAGCACCATTGGACGGAAGAGCAATATAGCTCTGGCCCGAAGCCTCGGATGCGGTCAGCGCCTGATCGAAATCCGGAGCGGTCCGCAGTGCCGCCGCGCCGCCACGCGTTGCATCCTCTGTGTCATACCGGCTGTATGGTACGCTTGCCCCGCGCAGGGCATAGACAACAAGATTCGCCGTATTCACATTGTTGGCCTGCTTCGTTGCCACTTCATTGGCATCCACAGCAACCGTTGTCGTTACGGTGTAATTGCCGTTTACTGCCGTCCACGATCCCGGAATGGACACATTCACGGAAGCTCCGGCGGCAAGTACACCGCTGTAGGACCCTGTAAAGGTCTGCACTGTAGCCCCTGCTGAATTTTTGAGCACCAGGGTAATTCCATGTGCACCGCCTGCCGAAGCAATCGTGCCCTGATTCTTAAGATTGACGGTGAAGGCTACATTAGTATTGGCAACCGGGTTGCCAGGAGACCAAGTAGCTGTACCTGTCAGATCGGAGCTGGCTACAGGTGCAACTATAAGTGCTGTAGGGCTGGTATAGCTGTTGTTGCTGTCATTCTGCTCGATGATCAGATTGCTCTCATCGACTGTGGCACTCAGCGGATAGGTTGCGGCTGTTCTGGTACCGGCACTCACTGAGACTGTTGCCGAAGCACCTGCTGCAAGTGCGGCTACCGGAGCCGAGCCGGCCAGTTCATTGTTTAGATAGAAATTGACTGTAGTTGCCGCAGCTGCTGCGCTGCCGTTATTTTTAACAGTTGCATTCAATGTAAGCGCACTTGTCTCCACCGGTGAAGCCGGTGTCCAGGACAGGCCGGTGATGATTAAATCAGGGTTCGGTGCGGGCGTACCGTATACCTGGAATTCCGCAATTTGTCCGGCTGGCGCACCTGTATTCGAAGTAATGTTAAGCTGCAGCCTTTTGACTGTTGCCGTAACAGGAATAGTTACCGTATTACCGGTGGCCGGATTGAAGGTATACGCCTGGGCTGAGACCAGATTACTGAAGGCGGTTGTACTCTGGTTATGACCGAGCACCTGAATATTCTGAGTACGGGTTCCCCATTCCGTAGCCGGGTTCAGCTTCAGTACAACCGATGTAATATTATGATTCGCCCCCAGATCGAGCGTCAGTGTACTTGGATTGCTGCTGCCCTCCCAATAGGTAGCCGTGTTGTTGTCATTGGCATTACCGGCTATGAAGTTCTGTGTACTGGAGGATGCACTGATGGCCTTACCGGCAGCAACATTCCCTCCCGGTGATACCGTTGCCGTCGGTACTGGTGTCGGACTTGGTGTTACTGTTGGCGTAGGAACCGGTGTCGGGCTCGGCGTTACCACCGGTGTCGGGGTGGAGACCGGTGTCGGGCTTGGTGTCACTGCCGGGGTCGCAGAGGGTGAAGGTGTTGGCGTAGCGTTAACACCTTCAGCTGCAATGATCAGATCCAGATTCACATTCCCGGTATCCCCGGAGTCATATTTGTAGGCAATGGTGTTGCTGCCTGCATTCAGAACAAGGCTCTCCGTCTTGGTACTCCAGGTATCCCAGTTCGCCAGATTAGGCAGAACCGTTTGACGGATCTTAGTTCCATTGACGTAGATGCTGAGCGTCTTGTCACTTCCGCTTGCATTCGCATATTTCAGGGTGACGTTCCGTGTACCTGCTGCCGTCACATTCACAGTGAAGGTGGTAGCAGGTCCCTGGTTCAGGTATCCGTCTACAAAGCCTGCACCGGAATAGCCGGTATGGTCGGTATTCACCTTGGCTCCGCCTGACAGCGCTGCGGCTTCCGCCTCATAGGTACCGGCAGGAACAGGAGTTGCTGTCGGAGCAGGCGTAGCACTGGCTGAGCCGTAGATTTCAAGCTCGGCCAGCTGGGCGGCCGGCCAGCCGGTGTTCGCAGTGAAGCTTAGGCGGACATAACGGGTACTGACTGCTGCGAAGTTAACTGTTACGCTGTTCCCGTTAACCGGCGGATTAAATACGTAGTTAGCTGAAGCAACAATATCTGTAAAAGTTGTCCCGTTCGTACTGCCTTGAACAGCCAGTGTCTGTGTACGTGTCTCCCAGCCAGATGGAAGCTTTAGCACAAGCTGGTCAATCGCAGTGAGCGAACCTAAGTCGACCTGAATCCATTGCGGCCAAGCATTGTTCGTGCTCTCCCAATAAGTGTCCTGGTTGCCATCCTTTACATTGTCCGGTGAATAGGTTTGCGATTGACCGCTGGAAGTGATCGTTTTGCCTGGTGTCAGATTCTGCCCGCCCGCTGCAAACGTAAAGTTCAGCGGTCCGGCAGCAAGGAATAAAGTTGAGAACAGCAGCGTAACCACAAGTGACCAAATGACATACTTGTTGCGCATTAGACTCCTCCTTAATCTATTGTAAGACGTTGAAGCGGATGTCCTGTCTCCGGCAAGCCTCCTTTCGCTGCAATACACCATCATTATAAATTTAGTGCAGCACTCTCCATAATAGCTATTTCTACGGAAAAGATAGGCATTTCAATGATCGTACATATTTGAAGTAAATTCATCCTAAGCAAATGCCGGAATCCCCTATTGGCATACCAAAAAGACACTTCCCCCAGGGAAGTGCCTTCAATCTGTTCTATTCTATTACCGCCCGTATTTACTGTATCGGAGTAAGCTGATTGCCATATTTGCTGCCTGATCTGGACAAATCGCTTCCGTCATTTCCCCAGTTCCATACGGAACCATCCGTTTGAATACCTGTGGTATATGTGGACGAGGTGAAGATATCCTTCCAGCTGCCCGTTCCGCTGACACGGGTTGGCACGGATTGCACTTTGGCCGAACCATTCCCCAGCTGCCCGTAGCTATTATCCCCCCAGGCGTACAGCTGTCCGTTATTCTGCAGGGCATAAGCCCGGTATCCGGCATTCCATATCTTTGTCCAGCTTTTTACCGAAGAGATTATCACAGGTGTGGCTGAACTGCTGCCCACACCATTGCCGGCCATACTGCTGCCCCATTGCCATAAGGATCCGTCTTTCTTGAGACCCACAGAAGCGTATTCACCAGCCTCGGCCTGAACCCAGTCTGCAGTATTGCCTATCCGGGTAAAAGCCGTCACACCTGCACTGTACTTGGTGGCGATCCCCAGTTGTCCCCTGCTGTTATCCCCAAGTCCCCACAGCGTGCCGTTATTCTTCACGGCAAGTATTGAGCTATTAAACACACTGACAGACCGCCAATCCCTATTCTGGCTCAGCTGGAGCGGAGCATTAACGGCAACACTTGGAGCACCTTTATTAATCTTCTGCCAGCTGTCCTTGCCCCAGAACCACAAGGTACCGTCTGTCCGGAGGCCTACGGTGAAGCCTAGGTCTGATGGGGCAATCATCTTCCAGGTGCTGCCGGCCATCAGCGGTTCAAATTCATATGCCGCCGACCGGCCAAGACCGCTTGGTGCCTGGTCGCCATAGCGGTAGCTCCAGAGACTGCCGTCTCGTTTGAGTGCATACAGTTCCTCGCGGCTGCCGGTAATGGAGCTCCAGTCCCTGTCACTGCCAAGCTGCTGGTTGTGGATTTCATGGATCTCGTCACTTAGCCACAGGCTGCCGTCACCTTTCAGCGTATAGGTTCTCCAGTCGGTAAATACCTGATCAAGGATGGAATTGACTGGTGCCGCAGCATCAGGTGTTGTTTCTTCTACCAGCGGATTCTCATAGGGCAGCGGAGTGTATGCTGAATCCGACAGCCCGTTCCCGCGCTGGCCCCAGGTGTTGGTTCCGTATGTCCATACCCCGCCATTCTCATCCAGGGCAACCCCGAAGTTGCCCCCTTCATCCGCATCCGTTAATTTCACCGGACAATTATACTGATCATATTGATCAAGGCCGGTATTCCATTTCCAGAATGAACCGTCACCGCGCACCATTCCCGACACGAACTCCCCTGTCAGGCTTACCACCTGATTCATCTCGCTTAAGAGCTCAAATCCGATAGATTCCGAATTCTGATCCTTGCTTAGCCGCCAGACGGAGCCGTCCTTCTTCCGGACAACTGAATAGTAACTGGCTGCAATCTGGTCGAAATCATGCTCACTTCCGATGCGGACCAGCTTACCCGTGTTGTAATCGGTCGGAACTATGTTCCCCATTCCCCAGAGGCTGCCGTCCTTCTTCAATGCGAGCAGCCCGTCACTTCCGACGGATACATCCGCCCAATCCTTGTCACTGTTAAGCTTGCCGTTTCCTATTGTGCCCTGGAGTACATTCACGCCGAACTGCCAGAGTGTTCCGTCTTTGCGGATGGCCGCGAGCCCCCCGCCGCCAGCAGAGATCATGGCCCAATTATTATCCTTGCCGTAGCGGAGCGGCGTACTCCGGTCGACCAGCGCCGGGTCCTGCCAGGCAATATACTTATTCCTCACATTGGTTCCCCACATCCAGAGGCTGCCGTCCTTCTTGATTGCCGCCGATAAAGTATCTCCAGCCGCGACAGATACCCAATTCTTCTCCGCTCCAACTTGAACCGGTGCGCTGCGGGAGATGAAGCTGCCATCCCCAAGCTCCCCGCTGCTGTTGTCACCCCATGCCCACAGGGTTCCGTCTGCTCCTACGGCCAGCACATGTCCTGCACCGGCAGAGATGTTCACAACCTTCGGCAATGCGGAAGCATCCGCCGCCCGGACAGCAGGCGCGGATAATACGGTGCTGCATAGCATGGTGAGGATAAGCAAAGCTGTGCACAATGATCTTTTCCAGAGATGACTCATAAATTTCCCCCAGCGTATGTATCGGATGCGATAAGCTATAACGCTTATACCCGTGTATTATAATCCCGGAGGCTATAACCAGAATATGACAAAAATCCTCCCTGATTACTCAGAGAGGACCGTTAAATCTGTGATATACCAGGCATCACACGCGAAATGCTCGGAACCCGCCAGCGGGGCATCCAGCAGCTCAAATCCGTGTTTGAGATAGAAGCGGTTTGCCGCCTCCATGCTTTGCAGTGTCTCCAGGTAACACTTACGGTAGTGCTGTGAGGCAAAGCCGAGTGCCGTCCGGAGCAGTTCACCGGCAATGCCTTTGCCGCGGATTCCGGAGGCCAGATACATTTTCTGCAATTCACAGATCTGCTCCGGACCGTCAAAAGCGGCAATTCCGCATCCGCCCAGCACTGTACCCTCTTCCTCCACAATCCAGTAAGCCCGGTTATCCGCACTGCTATAATAGCTATGTAAGTCATGCATGCTGGCATCCGCCCACGCCAGTCCCTCGCGGTTGCCGCCGAATTCAATCAGGCATTCCCTGATGATCTGTTCAATAGCTGCGTTGTCTGCATGTGTTATAGGCCTGATTGTTAACATATGCTAATCCTCCTGTTGAATGATATCAGTCACATTAGCATATTCCGCTGCTGCTGTCATCCCTGGAAAGGCCTTATGATAATACATGGGTATCCCAGGATACAAGAATGCCCTAAGAAATTCCTTGCTGAACGGCCGGGGGAAATTCATTCCTGCTAAGCCAAGTCTAGTCAACCCATTGCCGGCCCTTATGGACATCACAGACCTTATTTGCTCAAAATAGGCCTTTTGGGCGGTTTTACGGACACCACGGCCCTTATCCGCGGCTTTTCGTGGGCTAACTCGGCTTTTTCGGTGAAGTAACGGCGCTGGTGTCCGCAAGTCCGCACTCTGGTGCCTCTCTGCAGGCTTAACGTCTCTCCTGTCCATAACGTGTAGCTAGTCACTTGAACAACCTTTATATGACGGGCAACTTTCTTATACAGAGGGCCAATTCAGTCCGTCTACCTGCGCGGCAGCTCATTAAACATGATTTTCCGCTTAAAGGTGAGGCATTCGGCCGCTGGCATCCCTACAGTTTCAATATCCCCTCTACCGGCTCCCCTTACTTTAAATTTTTTTAGTTCAATCAAATTAAATAAATTGAAATAAGAAACTTTAGAAAAAAGAGAGTCGGTAGTGGGGGGGATATGTAGGGGCACTAGCGACCTCCTGAGTTACAGAATGTTCACCATAAACAGCGGTAATCATCAATAAATTTGGGCATAACAGCGGCCGGAAATCCAAAACTCATTTTCAAGCGGAAATCATCTACAATGAGCTGCCTTGCGCAGGTAATTGGGTTGAATGTGCCCTCCATTAAGAAAAGCAGCCAGCCATGCAACGGTTGTTCAAGGTACCAGCTTAGCGTTACGGACATGAGCGACGTTAAGCCTGCGGAAAGGTACCGGAGTGTCGTTCTTACGGACATCAACGCCGTTATTTCAGCAGAAAAGCGGAGTTTGTCCATGATAAGTGGCGGATAAGGGCCGTCATGTCCGTAAGCCCGCCCGAATGACTTTTTTGGAGCGAATAAAGGCTGTGGTGTCCGTCAGATATGGATTGTACTTGAACCAGAGAGACGGCATTTGCTCTCTATAACCAGCCCCACCCTGAACACAATAGAATGAATTCCGGCCGTTCAGCAAGAAGCCCCTTGGGCATTCTTGTATCCTAAATCAACATATAGCTTTCCAGTTCAATCTATTTAGTATGTTTTCATTATAAATGAATATGTAATGATAATATATCATGATATATTTAGTTATGTTTGATGCTTTTTAAGTTAGAATTGCTTATGTTAAACTATTATAAAGAAAGGCTTTAAACCTAATAAGCTTTATACAGAGGAGAATTAGATGTCTGACAAGATAGATTACGTTCTGGAATTGAACCAAATCCGGGAGACGCTTGGGTACGATTTTCTTTCGTTAGCCTTAGCATATGATGGTGTTCTACGCTGGAGATATGCCTCTGGTAATATTAACGAGGGTTATAAACGAATTGTTTTACATTCAGGAAGAGGGATTGCAGAAGTGTTTCGGACCGGAAGATCCATACTTATTCCTTCATTTGATGAATATCTGCAGCCGGGCGAGCTCTTCAATTATCCGATTTCAAGAATGGAGAATCTAAAGAGCATAGGGGTGGTACCTGTATGGAATGATTTACGTGTTGCAGGCGTGCTGCTTGGCGGGTTCCGCGGGAAGGAACGAGTCACCCCCGAAATGCTGTATGCCCTGGAACAGGTGTCCAATAAAGGAATCGGAGAATTTAACGGGAAAAATTTGGTTTGAAGTACGCCCAGCTTACCCGCAACAGTGGTAAAATCGTGACCTTTACATTGAGATCCTCACAGCAGGCCCAGCCCTGCATCAATCCGCCTCATCCGGGACTTTCCGCTAAGCAGTCCTCCTGATATACTGAAATTTGCATAACAGCTTGCTGAAGCCGGATGCAACATGAATTCATGAGGAGCGGATACTTTGAATAAACTTGTATTTTTCCTTGGCCCGGGCGGGGCAGGCAAGACTACACTGGCGAAGACCATTGCCTCACGCCGCCCGGCATCAATCTTTGATATGGATATTCTGCTCCGCCCGGCAGCAACCGCCATTATGACGATGCACGGGCTGGACCCGGATGACCGGGATTCGGACGAGTATAAAAGCTTATGCCGGGACCTCGGTTACCGTATCACTATGGATGCTGCACTGGATAATACCGGCCTGCAAAGTGATATATTCGTGGTCGGACCCTTCACCAAGGAAGCAGCCGACCCGGAGTGGATCGGCCGTGAGCTGGCGAGCGCCGGACTTGCGCTGAATGAGATTGAAGTCAAGGTCGTGCTGGTCAGTCTGTCTGATGCAGCAGCATACCGCGAACGGATTGAAGGCAGACACTCTCCTCTGGACGGCTGGAAGTTCGCACACTGGGAGCAGTTCAGCGCTTCCCTGGGCAAACGTACGGTGGCCTGGCCGCTTCCGGAAGATCGCGTACTGCAGTTTGACAATTCTGCCCAGGACCGTAACGCTGCAGCAGCGGCTGTAGAAGCATTTATTTACGGAGCGCTGCCGGCCGGACCTTGAACAGCATTTGTTTTTGCTTTAGGTTCCACAGGCTCACCTTTTACAATTCCATAGTAGATTCTGTCATCGTATTCGCCGGTATCCTGATAGTAATAGCTTTGTCTGAAAACACCTTCGCAGCTCATCCCCGCCTTGCGCAGCACACCGCCTGAAGCGCTGTTTCTCCCGCGGTGAAATGCCTGCAGCCGGTGCAGGCCCGTCTCTGCGAACGTATATGTAATCACAGCGGACAAGGCTTCACTGGCATAACCTTGCCGCTGAAAGGCTCGTCCGATGCAATATTCTATATCGGCCATACGATGTTCCCCTTCCACACTGCAAAAGGCAATCTGCCCGATGCATTCTCCGCCCTCCTGCTGGATTACCGCCCACCTGTAGAAAT encodes:
- a CDS encoding GNAT family N-acetyltransferase; protein product: MRPFHLLDAESMYKNWISDIAVQSEYGEPAYGDVDAVNELLQRWIGSYSRDDFYRWAVIQQEGGECIGQIAFCSVEGEHRMADIEYCIGRAFQRQGYASEALSAVITYTFAETGLHRLQAFHRGRNSASGGVLRKAGMSCEGVFRQSYYYQDTGEYDDRIYYGIVKGEPVEPKAKTNAVQGPAGSAP